In Arthrobacter sp. CJ23, the genomic window CCGATGTTGGCGAGGTAGCCGCCGTCGGGCTGGCTCCCCTTGGGGACGAGCGATTCGAGCATCAGCGCCGCGTCCCCGGCCGTGCGCGCCAGGGGTCCGGCAACCACCAGCCCGGCGGCGTCGCCCCAGCTTTCGCCCGCAGGAACCAGCCCGCGCCCCGGCTTGAGGCCCACCAGACCGCAGGCGCCCGCCGGAATCCTGATGGAGCCGCCGCCGTCGGTCCCCGGCGCGAACGGCACCAGGCCCGCGGCCACCGCGGCAGCGCTGCCTCCCGAGGAGCCGCCCGAACTGCGGCCCAGCGCATGGGGATTGCGCGACGGCGGCGCGATCCGGTTTTCGCTGTAGGCCGTGAGTCCGAATTCCGGAACCTGCGTCTTGCCCAGTGAGATGGCGCCGTCGCCTTTGAGCACGGCCGCCAGGGCGCCGTCCTCCGGGGCCGGCTTGTGGTCCAGGGCGGCGCTGCCGTGCGTGGTGGCCACGCCGGCCACGTCGGTGAGGTCCTTGAAGGCGAGGGGGACGCCGTGGAGCCTTGGCAAGTCCGCGGTTCGGCGCTCGCGGAGCAGCCGGGCGTGAAGGGCATCGGCGGCAGCGGCGTCGGCCATGGCCTGTTCCGCGGTCACGGTGATGAAGGCGCCCAGGCTGGTGTTGGCGGCCTCGATGCGAGCCAGGAAATGCCCGGCGGCTTCGCGTGCGGAAATGCTCCCGGCGGCCAGCGCGTCACGGAGTCCCACGGCGCCCAGTTGGTGGATGTCAGCCAAGGAGCCGCGGCTCCAGCCGTTCCTCGAAGGCCACGGCGTCCACGCCTTCGCCGGCGCCGGCGGTGACGCGGTACGCCGCCTTGTCCCTAACCTCGGCGACTACCTCAGCCAGATCCGTGCCCCGGTACACCAGCCCCACGCCGTCGTCGGTGCAGTGCGTTTCGCCCAGCACGCCCTGGGACACCAGCTGGTGGACCAGCGGGCGGCGGCCCGGTTCCGAATCGTAGTGCACGCCGTTGGCGTACGGCAGGAAGCCCAGGCCGTTGGTGATGGGCCGCAGTTCCGGGCCATAGGAATCGGTGGTGCCGCCCTGGAACCAGCAGATGGACCCCGCGGACACGCCGGCCAGCACCACGCCGTGTTCCCAGACGCGGCGCAGCACGCCGTCCAGGCCGTGGGCCCGCCACACCGCGAGCATGTTGACCACGGAGCCGCCGTTCACCCAGACCACGTCCTGCTCCAGCAGATGGGCCTCGGTGTCCTCGTGGTTGGGCATGGTGAAGAGGTTCAGGTGGCTGAAGTCGAAGCCGGCCACGCGCGCGGCCTGGTCCATCTCTGCCGCCCACCAGCGCTGGTCCCCGGACGCCGTGCCGATGTGCGTCACGCGCGGCGCGCGTCCGCTCACGCCGGACAACTCGACGGCGTAGTGCAGCAGGTGGTCGAATTCCAGCCTGGTGCGGCGCCCGGCCTTGTAGCCGCCCGACGTCGCCAGGATGGTGGGTTCCGCAGCCGCCATTCGTTTGATCTCCTTACCGCAGTCCATAGTGCAAGCCTGTGCCAAGACTAATGCCGGAGGGAGGCGTTGGGTGGGCCCACGACGTCCGGGTTCCCTGGTCGAAGCGGAGCGAGGCAAGGGAGGCGTTGGGGACTAGGCTTGATGGAGACCTGATTTGAGTGGAAGGGACTCCCATGAGCGATTTCGAGACTGTGCCGGTGGGCGACGTTCCTGCGGACGCGAGCATCCTGGATGTGCGCGAGGACTACGAGTGGGTTGCCGGGCACGCCGAGGGCGCCCTGCACATCCCCATGGACCAGATTCCGGCCCGCCTGGGGGAGCTTGACCCGGACGTGGACCTCTATGTCATCTGCCGCACCGGCGGCCGCTCCATGCGGGCAGCGCAGTGGCTGACTGCCCAGGGCTACTCCGCCACGAACGTTGCCGGGGGCATGGACATGTGGTTTGAGTCCGGCCGCCCCATGGTGTCGGACAACGGCCTCAAGCCCGTTGTTCTCTAACCCTTCGCATACCTCTTAAGGAATATTTGATGTCAGCCAGCACCCTTACCTACACGTTCCTCGGCCCGGAGGGTACCTTCACCGAGGCTGCGCTCCTGCAGGTTCCCGGTGCTGCTGACGCAAACCGCGTCCCGTGCTCCAATGTGAACACCGCACTGGACAAAGTGCGCAACGGCGAGGCCGACGCCGCCATGGTGCCCATTGAGAACTCGGTGGAGGGCGGGGTCACGGCCACGCTGGACTCGATTGCGAACGGTCCGGAACTGCGGATCATCCGTGAGGCCCTGGTTCCGATTACCTTCGTGCTCGTGGCGAGGCCCGGCGTCGAGATCTCCGATGTCCGCCGCATCTCCACCCACGGACACGCCTGGGCCCAGTGCAGGATCTGGATCGATGGAAACATCCCGGACGTGGAATATGTTCCGGGTTCGTCCACGGCGGCGGCCGCCATCGGGCTCCTTGAGGACGACGCCGCCTACGACGCCGCCATCTGCGCCCCGCTCATCGCCTCGGAGCAGCCCGGCCTGAACATCCTGGCCGAGAACATCGGGGACAACGCCGAGGCCGTCACCCGCTTCATCCTCGTCAGCCGCCCCGGCGCCCTGCCGGAGCGCACCGGCGCGGACAAGACCACCGTGGTTGTCCCGCTTCCCGAGGACCACCCGGGTGCCCTCATGGAGATCCTGGACCAGTTCGCCACGCGCGGCGTGAACCTCAGCCGCATCGAATCCCGGCCCACTGGCCTCTACCTGGGCCACTACTTCTTCAGCATCGATGCCGACGGCCATGCCGCGGATGCGCGCGTGGCCGATGCCCTGGCGGGATTGCACCGGATCAGCCCGGCCACCCGATTCCTGGGCTCCTATGCCCGCGCGGACAAGCAGCCCGCCATCGTGGCCCCGCACACCTCCGATGCCGCGTTCACGTCGGCGCATGCCTGGGTGGATTCCATCCTCAACAGCGAGTCCTAGCTGGCCGGAACGCCCTGATGGCGGGTCGCTGCGCCATTACCCGCGGGTAGGCGATTGATCCTTCAACCCCTATCGCAAGGATGCAAGTCTGCGTATGCTTGCTTGATCCACATTTGATGGATGCATGCCCCTAACGAAGGGAGCGGGCCATGTCAGGCCGTAGAGATGACCAGGACGGCCAGGGAATGATCGTCAATCCCAAGCCGGCTGCCGAAAACCAGGACTGGGACGGCGACGAAGCCGACCGGGCTGATCGCCTGCGCTTCGAAGAGGAGCAGGCCATGATCCGGGAGCAGTCCGAGGCCCGCGCGGCCGCGAAAGCCGCCGCCGAAGCCGAGAAGAAGAAGGCGGCTTCCTAGCCCCCGATCGCGCCTATGGCGCTTTCTGCACCCGCACCAGCAACGACCTCGGCTGTACCTGCACGGTGACCTTGGTGGCCTCTCCCGAGGGATCGCCGTCCAGTTGCGTGGCCATCGGCTCCTGGCTGCGGATGACAATCTTCCCTGAACGGTAGAAATTCATCACCGGCAGGTTCCTGTTGTGCTTGAAAAGGATCTTCGCGTACATGGCGAGCCAGCCGATCGCGCTGCGGGGGCTCATGACCACCACGTCCAGCACGCCGTCGTCGATCATGGCCTGCGGGATGAAGTCGATGCCGCCCGGGATCAGCCCGCAGTTGGCAAACAGCACGCTGCGGATCTTCCGTGACTGCTCGGCGCCGTCGTCCATGGTGATGGCGACCTTCTTGCGCCGGCCCGGCAGGTGCCGCACGCCGGCCTCCGTGTAGGCGAGCCAGCCAACCGTCTTCTTCAGGTCTTCCTTGGTATCGCCCACCACCTCGGCGTCGAGCCCCATGCCCGCGATCACCAGGAAGCCGTGTTCCGAGGAGGCACCGGTCAGCTCGTTTTCGATCCCCATCACGGCCGTGTCGATGTAGCGCTGGTGACCGAAGAGGGCCGTCTGGACATTGCCGGGAAGGTCGTTGACGTCCAGGTCCACGTTGCGGGCCAGCAGGTTGCCGGTGCCGAGGGGGATCAGGCCCAGCGCGGTACCGGTGTGGGCCAGCGCCTCGGCCACCACGCGTACGGTACCGTCACCGCCGCCCACCAGAACCACGTCTGCCCCGTACTCCAGCGCCGCGCGCGACTGGGCATGGCCCGGATCCTCGGCGGTGGTTTCGAAGAAGCGGGGCTCGTCCCAGCCGGCCAGATGGCAGGCATCCTTGATGAGCTTGCGGGCCTCATCGGACTTGGACTTCACCGGATTGATGACCACGGCCACCTTCTGCAGGCCGGGCCCGGGCTTGTGGCTTTCCTCGCGGACAGCGCTCCGGCTGTGCCTGGCCTTGAGCCGGCGCACGCCCCACCAACTGGAGGCGGCGAACACCACGCCCCCAGCAAGAATCACGTACAGGATCCAGTCGCTCATGGTCCTCCAACCCTATCTCTCCGCAGCGGTCCGCAGGCCTCCCGCGCCGGGCCGCCGTCCGCCGTCGTGCCGTGGGCCTGTCCGGGAGGGGATCCGGCGGCCGATTCGATACTCTTGTGTGGTGATCGACGTAAAAGACCTCAGCGAAAATCCGGACAAGTTCCGTGCCAGCCAGCGCGCCCGCGGCGCCGATGAATCCGTTGTGGACGCGATCATCTCCGCCGATGCAGACCGCCGCGCTGCCCTGATCCGCTACGAGAACCTGCGCGCCGAACAGAACGCCTTCGGCAAGAAGGTGGCGCAGGCCAAGGGCGAGGAGAAGCAGGCACTGCTGGCCGAGGTCAAGGAACTCGCCAACTCGGTGAAGGCCGCCTCCGCCGAGGCCGACGCCGCACAGGCCAAGCAGGAAGAGCTGCTCCGTGTGGTTCCCAACCTGATCGTGGACGGCGTTCCCGCGGGCGGCGAGGACGACTACATCGTGGTCAAGACCGTCGGCACCCCGCGCGAATTCCCGGACTTCGAACCGAAGGACCACCTGGAAATCGGCGAACTGATCGGCGCGATCGACATGGAACGCGGCGCCAAGGTCTCCGGCTCGCGCTTCTACTTCCTGCGCGGTGTTGGTGCGCGCCTGGAGATGGCGCTGCTGCAGATGGCCATGGACCAGGCCATCGAGGCCGGCTTCATCCCGATGATCACCCCCACTCTGGTGCGCCCCGAGACCATGCAGGGCACCGGTTTTGATGTAAAGCACGACGCCGAGATCTACCGTCTCGCCGAAGACGACCTTTACCTTGTGGGCACCTCGGAGGTGGCCCTGGCCGGCTACCACGCCGACGAGATCCTGGACCTCTCCGCGGGCCCCGTCCGCTACGCCGGGCAGAGCTCCTGCTACCGCCGCGAGGCCGGCTCGCACGGCAAGGACACCCGCGGCATCATCCGCGTGCACCAGTTCAACAAAGTGGAGATGTTCATCTACACCACCGTTGAAGAAGCCGAGGCAGAGCACGCACGCCTGCTGGCCTGGGAAGAGGAAATGCTGGCCAAGTGCGAGCTTCCCTACCGCGTGATCGACACCGCCGCCGGCGACCTCGGCAACTCCGCAGCCCGCAAGTTCGACTGCGAAGCCTGGGTCCCCACGCAGGGCGCCTACCGCGAGCTCACGTCCACCTCGAACTGCACCACGTTCCAGGCCCGCCGCCTGAACATCCGTGAGCGCGTGTTTGCCGAGGGCGGCGCGCCCAAGGGCACCCGCGCCGTGGCCACCCTGAACGGCACCCTGGCCACCACCCGCTGGATCGTGGCCATCCTGGAGCACCACCAGAACCCGGACGGCTCCGTCAACGTCCCCAAGGCGCTGCAGAAGTACATCGGCGGGCTGGAAGTGCTCCCGGTCCTGTAGCTTCCTTGGGTTTGGGCGGCTCCACCCCACAAGCCCCAGGTTAATACTCACACTGTGGACAAGCCGTGAGTATTCACCGCCCGTTAACCCCATGCTGTGGTGCACGTCCTAGCTGCTGTCGGAGGGGTCTGCTTCACTGGAAGCATGACTATTTTGACTGGCACCTCAGTCGCTGGCATCGATGACCAGCGGAACTACAAGCAGAAACTCATGGTCGCCCTGGATGTCGACGGCACGCTCGTCGACCACGACGGCCACATGTCCGAGGGCGTGCGCCGCGCAGCCCAGGACGTCGTCGCCGAGGGCCACGATGTCCTCATCGCCACCGGCCGCTCCCTCAACGCGACCCTGCCCATCATCGAGCAGATCGGCCTGTTGCACGGCTACGCGGTGTGTTGCAACGGCGGTGTGACGCTCCGCCTGGATCCCGCCCTGGACGCCGGCTACGAGATCATCCACAAGGCCACCTTCGACCCCGCCCCGGCCCTCAAGGCCCTGCGCCAACGGCTGCCCAACGCCAAGTACGCCCTGGAGGACGAGGACGGCAACTTCCTCTCCACGGAACGCTTCCAGGACGCGAGCTTCGGTGTCGAGGCCATCGGCGTGGACTTCCAGACCATGCTCGACGCCACGGCTGTCCGCGTTGTGGTGTTCAGCAGCGAGAACACCTCGGAGGACTTCAACGAGGCCATCCGCCACATCGGCCTTTCCGGGGTCACCTACTCCGTCGGCTGGACCGCGTGGCTGGACATCGCCGCGGCCGGCGTCACCAAGGCCAGCGCCCTGGAGCAGCTCCGCCGCCGCCTCGGCACGCAGCAGATCCACACGGTGGCAGTGGGCGACGGCCGCAACGACATCGAAATGCTGAACTGGGCCGGCCGCGGCGTGGCCATGGGCCAGGCACCGCAGGAAGTGCTCGCCGCCGCGGATGAGGTCACCGCATCAGTGTTCGACGACGGCGCCGCCCTGGTCCTGCGCAGCCTCCTGTAGGGCTTCACCCGCCTGGGTCCTGGCCGGCCCAGGCGGGCACCCTGCCCCGCCGAGCCGGGCTTGCCCCGCCGAGCCGGGGCGGGTCCGGTCGAGGACAGGCCCAACCAGGCCCCGCGCCTCCTACACTGATGCTGTGCACTACGAAGAGTGCCCCGCACCGCCAGGGCTGCAGCCGTTCGTCACGCAGTTCTGGTTCATCCGTGCCCTCCCGCGGGCCCGCTACGAGAAGATCCTCCCCGGCCCTGCAGCCCACCTGATCCTGAACCTGTCCACGCCCTACCGGCTCATCGATACCGGCCGCGGCACGGAAGGCCACGCGACCGTGGTCTCCACAGGCTTCTATGCAGGCCTGCAGCGGAGCTACCTGGTCAGTGAGAATCCCGAGCAGATCTTCAACATCGGTGCCCGGCTGACTGCCTACGGCCTGGCAGCGTTCACGCGGGAGCCGCCGTCGGGCCTGCAGGACAGGGTGGTGGACGCGGAAGCCGTCTTCCCGGGCTTCGCCGCCCTCCGGGAGCGGCTCAACGAGCCGGAGCCAGTGGAAGCCTTCGCCGCCCTGGGCGGCTTCCTTGAGCAGCGGCTCCGCCCCGGCTACACGGCGGACCCGCGGACGGTACGGGCAGTTGAGACGCTTGCGGCTGAGGATGTCGGGATCGGAGAGCTTGCCGCCGGCCTGGGGATCAGCTCCTCCACGCTGGAACGCATCATGATGCGGGACTGCGGAACCACGGCCAAGGCCTACTCGGATGTGTGCCGCTTCTTCCGCTTTGTCAATGCGGCAGCGGCCCTCCCGCCCGGGGAAGCGGCAGGCCGCGAGCTCCTTCAGCTGGCCGACTACTACGACCAGCCGCACCTGATCCGGGCCTTCCGGCGCTTCAGCGGCTTCACGCCGGGGGAGTACCTGCACGTGGTGCGTAGCTACGGCGCCGAATACGCCACGTTCGTCCCTGTGGAGGACGTGGTCGGCTGACGAGGCTGACAGGAACCAGCCGGCCGACAGGATTCAGTTAGTTGCGGCATTTGTACAAGACCACGGGCAGCCGCCGGTGTAGCCTCCAGCTCAAGACGCAGAATCCGGAAGGAAGCCCCATGGACGTCCAGATCAATTGGCTCGCGGTGCTCCTGGCTTCCTTGGCAACGTTCGTGGTGGGTGGCCTCTGGTACTCGCTGCTGTTCGCCAAGGCCTGGCAGAAGGCGGCGGGCGTGAGCGGTGAGCAGCTGAAGGCCGGCACAGTGCGGGTGTTCGTCGGCTCGTTCCTCCTGGCCGTGGTGATGGCGGCCTTCCTCGCCGCCTTCATCGGCAAGGGCGGTGCGGCCTTCGGGACGTTCGCCGGGTTGGCGGCAGGCCTGGGCTGGGTGGCAACGGCACTGGGCGTGAACTACCTGTTCGAGCGCCGCAGCCTGGCCCTGTTCGCCATCAACGGCAGCTACAATGTGGTCACCTTTACGGCGATGGGCGCCATCATCGGCGCCATGCAGGGCTGACGCGCCGCCTACCGTACCTGGAAGAGCCCCTAACGGACTTCGAGGATCAGCTGCAGCAGCCTGGCGGCCGCAGGACGTGCCGCGTGCTCTTCCACCCACTGCGAGCGCGCCAGGGCCTTGCTGACGGCCTGGGTGGTGATGCCAAGTTCCTGGGCCACGGCCTTCTGCTGGCCGCGGACACCGGGCGTGAGCAGGTCCAGGACCCGCCATTCGGCCAGGGTCCGGTGCTGGACGATGTGCCCCAGCAGCCGCAGCACGGCTTCGGATTCGGCCGCGATGGCCGCGAGCGGGCCTTCCACGGCGACAGGGATGCGGTCCTTGCCGTTGCGCAGGCGGTCCACGGCCCGCCGCGCGTACACGAGTCCGTGGCCCGAGGCGTCCTTCACGAGGTTGGGCAGCGGCTCGTTCACGGGCCCCACGCCGATCCCCACGTACCACTGCCCGCCGCGAAGGGCGATCAGTGCCGTGTCCACAGCCTGGTGCGGACATTCGACGATGCCCTGGACCTCGTCCTCCACTGAGCGGTCGAAGTCCAGCCGCGCGGGAATGTGCCGCAGGTCCTTGAGGAGCTGCGGCACCAGGTCGCCGTCGTGGCGGCTGTCGCGTTGGTTGATCGTGAGCGTGAACATCGTGGATCACATGCTACCGGCTGGTAGTCACCCCGCAAGTGGGATTCAAGTAACGGTTGCCGGCACTGTCGGCTGCGGCTGTTGGCCCTGGGCCACGCCTGAACGGAGGTCGATGGCCACGAATTGGGGGTCCCAGGAGTCGCCGCCTCCGCTGAAGGCCGAGAACACCAGGACCACCACGTAGAACGGGAAGAAGGACCAGCAGACCGCACGCCAGCCGCCCAGCCAGGCCCCGGCCGTCGTGCCGTCCTTGGTCCGGACGGAACGCATGCCGCCGGCGGCGTCGCCCACGCTGCCCGCCGTGCCCCAGATCATGCCGTAGATGAACAGGCCCACGAACCACAGGACGGCGTGCAGCACCAGGAAGAAGGTGTCATTGAGCGCCAGCTGGACGCCGCTGCTGAACATCGCGGACCGGACGGCCGCCAGGAGCAGGGCCACCACGCCGTAAGCGGCCACGAACACGGCCGCGTCAAGGGCCCGGGCCCAGAAGTGCTCCCAGCCCGCTTTGCGGACGTAGAACGCCCCGGTGGCGGTGTGCCGCCGGACGGGCCGGCCCGTCAGTGCATCGGCCAGTCCCGTTGCGGGCGGGAACCCGGAACGGGCCCCGGTCCCGTTGAAGCCAGCCATATGAAACCCCCCGTGTGCATGGACCTGCGTCGCTCGAAAAATGCTCGTCCAAGCCTAGGCTGGCCCTGCAACCACCGCCATGGGGAGACATCCCCATGTGCCTCACCACGGCTCAAAGAACGACGGCGGCCGGTGCGGTCCGCAGGGAACCGCACCAACCGCCGTCGGGCGTTGGCTGTTACGCGCGCTGCTAGTGCGCTGCCGGAACGTAGCGCTTGATGGAGGCTTCCAGCTCGGCTTCGGCAGCGGCGCGGTCGCCCCAGCCCTCGGCCTTGACCCACTTGCCGGGCTCCAGGTCCTTGTAGCGCGTGAAGAAGTGCTCGATTTCCTTGATCAGGAATTCGCTGACGTCGCTGACTTCCTGGATGTGGTCGAAGCGGGCGTCAACCGGCACACACAGGACCTTGGCGTCTCCGCCGCCGTCGTCGGTCATGTTGAAGACGCCGATGGGGCGGGACTCAACGATGACGCCCGGGTGCAGATCGAAGTCCTGCAGGAGCACCAGTGCGTCCAGGGGGTCGCCGTCCTCGCCCAGGGTGTTCTCGAAGAAACCGTAGTGCGTGGGGTACTGCATGGAGGTGAAGAGGACGCGGTCCAGGCGGACGCGGCCGGTCTCGTGGTCAACTTCGTACTTGACGCGCGATCCCTTGGGGATCTCGATGGTCACGTCGTGCTTCATGGAATGCTCCTTGACGGGGTATGTGCGGGCAATGGGCTCCGCCGCGACGGCGGCCGGCACGCAGGCGCCGGTACCTCGGGCAGGCTGTTCAGCCCAGGGCTGGCGGCAGGCAAAATCGCAGCCGGTACCGCCGACTACTATTGAGGATATAGCGAGAGGCCCAGGTTTCTTGAACCGGCGGGGACATTTCAGGACTGACAAGGACCAAAAAGCTGCATGAACGGCGTTAAGGACGCGGGGGCCCGCAAGCGGGTGTCTGTGGCATGGGGGCGCTGGTTCACCCCGGTGATGCTGATCCTCGTGCTGCTTGTTTTGATGATCTCCACAGGCCTCGGCCTGGTTCCCGGCCTGTTCGCCGGCCCCGCCGCCCCGGCCCCCGGCGTTCCGGCCTGGCAGCTGCCTCCCACCCAACTTTCACGGCCCGACGCCGTCGCACCGTTGGGTGCCGACGCCCCGCTCCCGGTCCCTGCCGAACTCGCGCGGCTGCTCAACGGCAGCCTCAAGCCCGACGGCGCGGGCACCTTCACCGGCGTCGTCCAGGATGCCTCCACCGGGCAGGTGCTGTTCGACCGCGACGGCGACGCGAACCGCATCCCGGCGTCGAACATGAAGCTGCTCACCGCCGTCGCAACGCTGCGGGCCGTGGGCCCCGAGACGCGCTTCAGCACGCGGGTGCTGGCCGGCGACGCCCCCGGCAGCGTGGTCCTTACCGGGGGAGGGGACGTGCTTCTCGGTGCCGGCGAACCGCAGCCCGGTGCCGTCATGGGCCACGCCGGCCTGGCGGCCCTGGCACGGGACACGGTCGCGGCGCTCGCGGAGCGTGGCATCAGCGGCACCGTCACGGTCCGGGTGGACGACTCCCTCTTCGAAGGTCCCGGACTGAACCCGGCCTGGGCGCCCGGCGACGTGGACGCCGGCGAAACCGCGCCGCTGTTCCCGCTGGCCCTCAACGCCGCCCGCAGCTCCCCGAATAACACGACGGGACCGCGCCCCAAGGATGCCGCAGCCACGGCCGCCGAGACCTTCGCCGCGCAGCTCAGCATGGCCGGTGCGGCGTCCGGGCTTACCTTGGCACCCGGCGTCGAGCGTGCCAAGGGCGATCCCGCGCAGGTGCTCGCCACCGCGGAGTCCGCCACGGTCAGCCAGCAGGTGGACCTCATGCTGGAAACCTCGGACAACTACCTCGCCGAGGCGCTGGGGCGGATGGCCGCCGTGAAATCCGGCCTTCCGGGAAGCAACGACGGCGCCACCGCGGCCGTGCGCCAACAGCTGGAGGAGTTGGGGATCGCCGCCGGTTCCATGCGCCTGGCCGACGTTTCGGGCCTGGCCCTGGAGAACCAGGTGAGTGCCCGGCAGTTCGCCGAGGTGGTGCGGGCCATCACCAACGGGCCGGAACTGCGGCTCAGGGCAGCCCTGGACGGTTTCCCGGTGGCCGGCCTCACGGGCACCCTGGACCAGCGCTATGGGGAGGCCAGCACGGCCGGCGGCGCTGGCCTGGTTCGGGCCAAGACCGGAACGCTCAACACCGTGATCGCCCTGAGCGGCTACGTGGTGGACGCGGACGGCCGGCTCCTGGTGTTCTCCTTCATCGGCAACGGCCTGGAGCCCGGCGCCGCGGGCAACAAGGTGGCGCTGGACCGCTCGGCGTCGGTCCTGGCAGCCTGCGGGTGCCGCTAGCCCAAGTAGGTAGCAGTAGGTGTCGTTTTGAGCGCCCAAAACGACACCTGCCGCTACTCAGTTGGGCTGGGCGCCTTCCCCGGTCAGCGAACTTAAGGGTGCGCACCCAGCCTGCTGTGGTCTGATGGACGCATGGTGTCTTCTGCCCGAGATTCGTCC contains:
- the dacB gene encoding D-alanyl-D-alanine carboxypeptidase/D-alanyl-D-alanine-endopeptidase produces the protein MNGVKDAGARKRVSVAWGRWFTPVMLILVLLVLMISTGLGLVPGLFAGPAAPAPGVPAWQLPPTQLSRPDAVAPLGADAPLPVPAELARLLNGSLKPDGAGTFTGVVQDASTGQVLFDRDGDANRIPASNMKLLTAVATLRAVGPETRFSTRVLAGDAPGSVVLTGGGDVLLGAGEPQPGAVMGHAGLAALARDTVAALAERGISGTVTVRVDDSLFEGPGLNPAWAPGDVDAGETAPLFPLALNAARSSPNNTTGPRPKDAAATAAETFAAQLSMAGAASGLTLAPGVERAKGDPAQVLATAESATVSQQVDLMLETSDNYLAEALGRMAAVKSGLPGSNDGATAAVRQQLEELGIAAGSMRLADVSGLALENQVSARQFAEVVRAITNGPELRLRAALDGFPVAGLTGTLDQRYGEASTAGGAGLVRAKTGTLNTVIALSGYVVDADGRLLVFSFIGNGLEPGAAGNKVALDRSASVLAACGCR